The following are from one region of the Methanospirillum hungatei genome:
- a CDS encoding flavodoxin family protein, with the protein MKIVGITSSPRKSGNTQRLVEHILTGAQEAGAKTELIRLCDFDIQPCTGCDVCKKDGECIIQDDMEEIYQKIKESDIVVFGSPIYWFRLSAQAYPFIDRIYGHFTPDFSCDMPKGKKIVVALTCGGEDIEDMNTTNDYLKKVFQYIGFVDAGFIWQNNCNKPDDLSNYPEKIMEAKQLGKSLVP; encoded by the coding sequence ATGAAAATTGTTGGAATAACTTCAAGTCCACGAAAAAGCGGGAACACTCAGAGACTGGTAGAGCATATACTTACTGGAGCACAGGAAGCTGGGGCGAAGACAGAATTGATACGTCTCTGTGACTTCGACATTCAACCATGTACCGGTTGTGATGTATGCAAAAAAGACGGAGAATGCATAATACAGGATGATATGGAAGAAATATATCAGAAAATAAAGGAATCAGATATTGTTGTATTTGGCTCTCCGATATACTGGTTTAGATTAAGTGCTCAGGCTTATCCATTTATCGACCGGATATATGGCCATTTTACTCCTGATTTCTCCTGTGATATGCCGAAAGGGAAAAAAATTGTTGTTGCCCTGACATGTGGCGGTGAGGATATTGAGGATATGAATACGACCAATGATTACCTGAAAAAAGTCTTCCAATACATAGGGTTTGTTGATGCAGGGTTTATCTGGCAAAATAATTGTAACAAACCTGATGATCTTTCCAATTATCCGGAGAAGATCATGGAGGCAAAACAATTGGGAAAATCTTTGGTTCCATAA
- a CDS encoding ArsR/SmtB family transcription factor, producing MPRRTSQSKPCPCDEEFPDIPEDIRLGVQSRGGMQAICSSTPKYEQLTSQAKIHHALSDFIRLKVLHLLAVQTLCVCLVKNCLNIADSKLSYHLNILKGAGLIIQEPQGNWIRYSLSETGRFFISFHTMIEHSEYPR from the coding sequence ATGCCCCGTCGAACATCCCAATCCAAACCATGCCCATGTGACGAAGAATTTCCTGATATACCGGAAGATATCAGATTAGGTGTCCAGTCCCGGGGAGGGATGCAAGCAATATGTAGTTCAACTCCGAAATATGAACAACTCACCAGTCAGGCAAAAATCCATCATGCTCTTAGTGATTTTATTCGATTGAAAGTACTTCATCTTCTTGCAGTTCAAACACTCTGTGTCTGTCTCGTTAAAAACTGTTTAAACATTGCCGATTCGAAACTCTCTTATCACCTGAATATTTTAAAAGGTGCCGGCCTCATTATACAAGAGCCACAAGGTAACTGGATTCGGTACTCTCTTTCAGAAACAGGCAGATTTTTTATCAGTTTTCATACCATGATCGAACATTCCGAATATCCCCGGTAG
- the kdpB gene encoding potassium-transporting ATPase subunit KdpB, with amino-acid sequence MTRKRVSAVSSFDPLLVREALWRAVKKLNPYEQKDNLVMLLVEIGSIITTFICILSLLGFGSESGLFVGLITFWLWITVLFSNFAEALSEGRGKARASSLRQSKGTVMAYKVTEPKFDAPGSSISSDELMPGDLVRIQAGETIPADGEVVIGAALVNESTVTGESAPVIRQSGGDRSAVTGGTLVTANEIIIRATSKPGESVLDQMIAMVEGAKRRRTPNEIALNILLISLTLLFLLVVITLQPVSAFSASMTGTGSPLSITVLVALFVCLAPTTIAALLPAIGIAGMDKLFRRNVIPLSGRAIESAGDVTVLLLDKTGTITYGDRQAVEFIPVDGINQKDLIIAAAFASSADETPEGRSIITLAGNLLPEGLPDATGTRFIPFSAHTRTSGAELGDNLWLKGASDAISQHVEQNGGIIPDDISLKVTRIASSGGTPLVVCRNNQVLGVIHLKDVLKTGIRERFVDLRRIGIQTIMITGDNALTAAAIAAEAGVDDYLASAKPDDKLRLIRKYQDEGAMVAMTGDGTNDAPALAQADVAVAMNNGTQAAREAANIIDLDSDPTKLLDIVQIGKEILMTRGALTTFSIANDIAKYFAIIPAALAGIYPSLAALNIMHLSSPESAILSAVTFNAIIIPLLIPLAIRGVRYRSIPASKLFTSNLVIYGFGGVLVPFVGIKLLDLIITGVMQ; translated from the coding sequence ATGACCAGAAAAAGAGTATCTGCAGTCAGTTCGTTTGATCCCCTCCTTGTCAGGGAGGCACTATGGCGGGCGGTTAAAAAACTCAATCCTTATGAGCAGAAGGATAATCTGGTCATGCTCCTCGTGGAAATAGGGAGTATTATTACCACGTTCATTTGTATTCTGTCACTTCTCGGTTTTGGGAGTGAGTCAGGACTCTTTGTTGGCCTCATCACATTCTGGCTCTGGATAACGGTATTGTTTTCTAACTTTGCAGAAGCACTCTCGGAGGGACGGGGAAAAGCCAGAGCATCATCACTTCGGCAGTCAAAAGGAACAGTAATGGCGTATAAAGTAACTGAACCGAAATTTGATGCTCCAGGATCCTCTATCTCATCTGATGAACTCATGCCCGGTGATCTGGTACGAATTCAGGCCGGTGAGACAATCCCGGCTGACGGTGAAGTGGTTATTGGAGCAGCTCTGGTGAATGAATCAACCGTAACAGGAGAATCTGCCCCCGTTATCAGGCAGTCAGGAGGCGATCGAAGTGCAGTGACCGGAGGAACACTGGTTACGGCAAATGAAATCATCATCAGAGCAACCTCCAAACCAGGAGAGTCAGTTCTTGACCAGATGATTGCAATGGTTGAAGGAGCAAAGCGGAGGAGAACCCCGAATGAAATTGCCCTGAATATCCTTCTCATCTCGTTAACCCTGCTCTTTCTCCTTGTAGTCATTACCCTTCAGCCAGTATCCGCTTTTAGTGCCAGCATGACCGGCACAGGTTCACCTCTCTCTATTACTGTTCTGGTAGCACTTTTTGTCTGTCTGGCCCCGACAACCATTGCAGCTCTCCTCCCGGCAATTGGTATTGCAGGCATGGACAAACTCTTTCGGAGAAATGTTATCCCTCTTTCAGGAAGGGCTATAGAATCTGCAGGAGATGTCACTGTTCTCCTCCTTGATAAGACTGGAACGATAACCTATGGAGACCGACAGGCGGTTGAATTCATACCGGTTGATGGAATAAACCAGAAGGATCTGATAATTGCAGCTGCATTTGCCTCCTCTGCTGATGAAACCCCGGAAGGAAGAAGTATCATCACGCTTGCTGGAAACCTTTTACCAGAAGGGCTACCGGATGCTACTGGCACCAGATTTATCCCATTTTCTGCTCATACCAGAACAAGCGGGGCAGAATTAGGAGATAATCTCTGGCTGAAAGGAGCCTCTGATGCGATCTCCCAGCATGTTGAACAAAACGGAGGGATAATTCCGGATGATATCAGTCTGAAAGTAACCCGGATAGCATCATCAGGAGGAACACCACTCGTAGTCTGCAGGAACAATCAGGTTCTTGGTGTCATTCATCTGAAGGACGTTTTAAAGACCGGTATCAGGGAGCGATTTGTAGATCTCCGGAGAATTGGTATCCAGACGATTATGATAACCGGAGATAATGCCCTTACTGCTGCTGCCATCGCTGCTGAAGCTGGAGTTGATGATTATCTTGCCAGTGCCAAACCTGATGACAAACTGCGTCTTATCAGAAAGTATCAGGATGAAGGTGCAATGGTAGCCATGACCGGAGACGGAACCAATGATGCTCCGGCTCTTGCCCAGGCGGATGTAGCTGTCGCGATGAATAACGGGACCCAGGCTGCACGTGAAGCAGCTAATATCATCGACCTTGACAGTGATCCCACGAAACTTCTTGATATTGTCCAGATCGGAAAGGAGATACTAATGACCAGGGGAGCACTGACCACATTTTCCATAGCAAATGATATCGCCAAGTATTTTGCCATTATTCCCGCTGCACTTGCAGGAATCTATCCAAGTCTTGCAGCTCTCAATATTATGCATCTTTCAAGTCCTGAATCTGCTATTTTATCAGCCGTGACATTTAATGCAATTATCATTCCTCTTCTGATTCCTCTTGCAATCCGGGGAGTCAGGTACCGATCTATTCCAGCCTCAAAACTTTTCACATCCAACCTTGTTATCTACGGATTTGGAGGAGTGCTGGTTCCGTTTGTCGGGATTAAACTTCTTGATCTGATTATCACCGGAGTGATGCAATGA
- a CDS encoding sensor histidine kinase, with protein MEREENERPDPQDLLTFAEYEESKKSRGSLIIYLGYAAGVGKTYSMLSDGIHAREEGTEIVIGYVETHNRPETDVLAERLEAISCWIQQYRGISLREPDVDLIIQRKPDVVLIDELAHTNAPGSRHTYRYQDIEDILQAGISVWTTLNIQHIESLNEKVSLITKVPIKETVPDTFVAKADEIRVIDISPEGLIKRLLEGKVYVPDLAVQAVNRFFAKENLLALRQFSLRYTAQYSDIRMMRLIKTKSSSDNWPASERILVPIRPGPNAENLIRAGYRLAYRLDAEWTVISVIEEKDTDLPPQEEKWLISALDTARRLGATIIRYRGDDVAADIIRYAKRNHITTILMGKPKGFNVLFSPVYRIIRGARGIDIILNDSRENDKPIPIPRQIGVRIKEEYISGVILIGIITCVNYLLTGIISSDNQMIIQLIPVIIISLLFRRDVALVVATVSILIFDFAFVLPYYTFAITDWEYFISFVGYVVIALIISTLATRLRHIVPQIWKSEAQIEAIGTLSQALADSTDRKEVFSSLIEHISRIGPGRYAIFTAGKTGVVILAQHGDIDLTEKESSIAWWVLVHGQSAGRSTDTLAGGDGYFLPIKGNQQTFGVIGFWFDNPEEMLSADNKEIYDSIASLGALALERVKIK; from the coding sequence ATGGAGAGAGAAGAGAATGAGCGTCCGGATCCTCAGGATCTTCTCACCTTTGCAGAATATGAAGAGAGTAAAAAAAGCAGAGGGTCTCTTATTATTTACCTTGGATATGCAGCCGGTGTTGGAAAGACCTACTCTATGCTTTCTGATGGTATTCATGCAAGGGAAGAAGGCACAGAAATTGTTATCGGGTATGTCGAGACCCATAATCGTCCTGAAACGGATGTATTAGCCGAACGCTTAGAGGCAATTTCCTGCTGGATCCAGCAGTATCGCGGAATCTCTCTTCGTGAACCGGATGTAGACCTGATCATCCAAAGAAAGCCTGATGTAGTTCTCATTGATGAACTGGCCCACACGAATGCACCCGGTTCACGTCATACCTATCGGTACCAGGATATCGAAGATATCTTACAAGCAGGAATTTCTGTCTGGACCACCCTGAATATTCAGCATATCGAAAGTCTGAACGAAAAGGTATCCCTGATTACAAAAGTTCCAATCAAAGAGACGGTTCCGGACACGTTTGTTGCGAAGGCCGATGAAATAAGAGTTATTGATATCTCTCCTGAAGGTCTAATTAAACGGCTTCTTGAAGGGAAAGTGTATGTTCCAGATCTGGCAGTTCAGGCAGTGAACCGGTTCTTTGCCAAAGAAAACCTGCTTGCCCTCCGGCAGTTTTCACTCAGGTACACAGCACAATATTCAGATATACGGATGATGCGGCTCATAAAAACGAAGAGTTCGTCAGATAACTGGCCGGCATCAGAACGAATTCTGGTCCCCATCCGTCCGGGTCCGAATGCTGAAAATCTTATTCGGGCGGGTTACCGGTTGGCATACCGGCTTGATGCTGAATGGACTGTTATCTCTGTTATCGAAGAGAAAGACACAGATCTTCCTCCTCAGGAAGAAAAATGGCTCATTTCAGCACTTGACACGGCACGAAGACTGGGAGCCACCATCATCAGGTACCGGGGAGATGATGTGGCAGCGGATATCATCAGATATGCAAAAAGAAATCATATCACGACGATTCTCATGGGCAAACCAAAGGGATTTAATGTCCTGTTCTCACCAGTATACCGGATTATAAGAGGGGCAAGGGGAATTGATATTATCCTGAATGATTCCAGAGAAAATGATAAACCAATTCCAATCCCGCGTCAAATAGGAGTCCGGATTAAAGAAGAGTACATTTCAGGAGTTATTCTTATAGGCATTATTACCTGTGTAAATTATCTTCTGACCGGGATCATCAGTTCAGATAACCAGATGATCATCCAGCTTATTCCGGTTATTATTATTTCATTGTTATTCCGGAGAGATGTTGCACTAGTGGTTGCAACAGTTAGCATACTCATTTTTGATTTTGCATTTGTATTGCCCTATTATACCTTTGCGATAACAGACTGGGAGTACTTCATCTCATTTGTTGGATATGTGGTTATTGCTCTGATAATCAGTACACTTGCGACACGGCTTCGACATATTGTCCCCCAGATTTGGAAGAGTGAAGCCCAGATTGAGGCAATCGGAACTCTTTCACAGGCTCTTGCTGACAGCACAGACCGGAAAGAAGTATTTTCATCGCTCATTGAACATATCAGTCGTATAGGTCCTGGTCGATATGCCATATTTACTGCTGGTAAAACCGGGGTAGTTATTCTGGCTCAGCATGGAGATATTGATTTGACAGAAAAAGAATCTTCGATTGCCTGGTGGGTACTGGTTCATGGACAGTCTGCAGGGAGAAGTACTGACACTCTTGCAGGAGGAGATGGATACTTCCTGCCAATAAAAGGAAACCAGCAAACTTTTGGAGTGATAGGATTCTGGTTTGATAATCCGGAGGAGATGCTTAGTGCAGATAATAAAGAGATATATGACTCAATTGCATCACTTGGAGCATTAGCACTGGAACGGGTAAAAATTAAGTGA
- a CDS encoding arsenate reductase ArsC, with amino-acid sequence MNNLTVLFICTHNSARSQIAEGYLMDRYGDRYIGYSAGTEVTRVHPLAIEVMREIGIDISGQRSKPLLEFFDTDIDIVVTVCDGAKAVCPLFPGARRTIHQGFTDPSLSMGSDEEQLAIFRIVRDEITQWIDENVNPCGALAW; translated from the coding sequence ATGAATAATCTGACCGTTTTGTTTATTTGTACCCATAACTCTGCCCGGTCACAGATAGCAGAGGGATATCTCATGGACCGGTATGGAGATCGGTATATTGGATATAGCGCAGGGACAGAAGTAACCAGAGTCCATCCTCTCGCCATTGAAGTAATGAGAGAAATCGGCATTGATATATCAGGTCAACGTTCAAAGCCTCTCCTGGAATTTTTTGATACTGATATCGATATCGTTGTGACGGTTTGTGATGGAGCAAAAGCAGTCTGCCCGTTATTTCCTGGAGCGAGGAGAACCATCCACCAGGGATTTACTGATCCATCCTTATCTATGGGTTCTGATGAAGAGCAATTAGCAATATTCCGGATTGTACGGGATGAGATTACACAGTGGATTGACGAGAATGTAAACCCCTGCGGAGCTCTGGCTTGGTAA
- a CDS encoding DUF166 family protein: protein MKIGIVSDGQYGERAFEQIRRRFPTEWILLPFPSSPVVDEIDLTIPPCDLYISYIRHPDIAMELVKTGVPILLGVNLGPGFINQAREINPAVIGPETMCSLLPNTKFWQINEYAKGFGRPVFYLILDKERVVWCHPLRGSPCGSTDAAAHELNGQQLDMEAMNRFALSICHNCRAPRFGKTCDKEKAGIIHLVELLAALKGVNRELWEKCSQLVDQSTCRVISGI, encoded by the coding sequence GTGAAGATTGGAATTGTGAGTGATGGTCAATATGGAGAACGGGCCTTTGAGCAGATTCGGAGAAGGTTTCCAACCGAGTGGATCCTCCTCCCTTTTCCCTCTTCACCGGTAGTTGATGAGATTGATCTTACTATTCCTCCCTGTGATCTCTACATCTCGTATATTCGGCATCCTGATATTGCAATGGAACTTGTGAAAACCGGTGTTCCCATTCTTCTCGGGGTGAATCTGGGCCCTGGATTCATTAATCAGGCAAGGGAGATAAACCCGGCTGTTATCGGTCCGGAGACAATGTGCTCGCTTCTTCCGAACACGAAGTTCTGGCAGATAAACGAGTATGCAAAAGGTTTCGGCAGGCCGGTTTTCTATCTGATACTGGACAAAGAACGGGTGGTCTGGTGTCACCCGCTTCGTGGTTCCCCATGTGGTTCGACGGATGCTGCAGCACATGAGCTGAACGGGCAGCAATTAGATATGGAGGCGATGAACCGGTTTGCTCTTTCTATCTGTCATAATTGTCGTGCTCCCCGGTTCGGGAAAACGTGTGATAAGGAGAAGGCAGGTATTATTCATTTGGTAGAACTGCTTGCTGCTCTGAAAGGTGTCAATAGAGAGTTATGGGAAAAGTGCTCTCAACTGGTAGATCAGTCAACGTGCAGAGTCATTTCAGGTATTTAG
- a CDS encoding rubredoxin has translation MKRVVSSTTKIEGIWRCDPCRWYYYPDKGDPTQNIPPGTSFEDLPNTWRCPICKEPKSAFTFIR, from the coding sequence ATGAAACGGGTAGTATCCAGTACAACAAAAATAGAAGGGATATGGCGATGTGATCCTTGTAGGTGGTATTATTATCCGGATAAGGGCGATCCGACTCAGAATATACCTCCGGGGACGTCTTTTGAAGATCTCCCGAATACATGGCGTTGTCCTATCTGTAAAGAGCCGAAATCTGCATTTACGTTTATTCGATAA
- a CDS encoding Coenzyme F420 hydrogenase/dehydrogenase, beta subunit C-terminal domain: MAAKGDMSYVWAKDKDILDKGECGGAVTALLKYALENKFVDAVLAVRKGQDIYDAVPAFITDPAEVASTAGSLHCGTLLLPKILKNYADGAKGMKIAVTCKGCDVMAFYELAKRNQINLDNIVMIGVNCGGSVSPVSARKMISEKFGVNPDTVHKEEIDKGQFIIEYEGGHKGIKIDELEEEGFGRRSNCRRCKMKIPRQADLACGNWGVIGDKAGKATFVEVCSEKGAKLLSDAQAKGAVEVAAADPKGIEIRGKVEKAMLKLGDEWREKDFTALGKGKERLKLLMNETSKCIKCYACVENCPICYCVECSTKKPWYITPGQLPPGFMFHLIRFAHISDSCINCGQCEELCSMDIRNALFMHSQQVEIEKQFKHTPGMDMTPPIHAFVEEKAERARLDATGTDSIYINIFKDE; encoded by the coding sequence ATGGCAGCAAAAGGCGATATGAGCTATGTCTGGGCAAAAGACAAAGATATCCTCGATAAGGGAGAATGTGGTGGAGCAGTCACTGCACTCCTGAAATATGCACTGGAAAATAAATTTGTAGACGCTGTCCTTGCCGTCAGAAAAGGCCAGGATATCTATGATGCAGTCCCGGCATTCATCACCGATCCGGCAGAAGTTGCATCCACTGCAGGATCCCTACACTGTGGAACCCTCCTGCTTCCAAAGATCTTAAAGAACTATGCCGACGGTGCAAAGGGCATGAAGATCGCCGTAACCTGCAAGGGTTGTGACGTCATGGCCTTTTACGAGCTTGCAAAGAGAAACCAGATAAATCTTGACAATATTGTCATGATTGGTGTCAACTGTGGTGGTTCGGTAAGCCCGGTGAGTGCCCGGAAGATGATCTCTGAAAAGTTCGGGGTCAACCCTGATACCGTCCATAAGGAAGAGATCGACAAGGGTCAGTTTATCATTGAGTACGAAGGCGGACACAAGGGCATCAAGATTGATGAACTTGAAGAAGAAGGATTCGGTCGGCGGTCCAACTGCCGTCGCTGTAAGATGAAAATCCCCCGCCAGGCAGACCTTGCATGTGGGAACTGGGGAGTCATCGGAGACAAGGCAGGAAAGGCAACCTTTGTTGAAGTCTGTTCAGAGAAGGGTGCAAAGCTCCTCTCCGATGCACAGGCAAAAGGTGCTGTTGAAGTTGCAGCAGCCGATCCAAAGGGTATTGAAATCCGTGGTAAGGTCGAGAAGGCCATGCTCAAGCTCGGTGACGAGTGGCGTGAAAAAGACTTTACTGCACTTGGAAAGGGCAAAGAACGCTTAAAACTCCTGATGAATGAGACCTCAAAGTGTATCAAGTGTTACGCCTGTGTTGAGAATTGTCCCATCTGTTACTGTGTTGAATGTTCAACCAAGAAGCCATGGTACATCACTCCAGGTCAGCTTCCACCAGGTTTCATGTTCCATCTGATCAGATTTGCACACATTTCTGACTCCTGTATCAACTGTGGTCAGTGTGAAGAACTCTGTTCCATGGATATTCGCAATGCTCTCTTCATGCATTCACAACAGGTTGAGATTGAAAAGCAGTTCAAGCACACTCCGGGTATGGATATGACCCCGCCAATCCACGCATTTGTTGAGGAGAAGGCAGAGCGTGCCCGGCTTGATGCAACCGGAACTGACTCTATTTATATCAACATATTCAAGGATGAGTAA
- a CDS encoding ArsR/SmtB family transcription factor yields the protein MMVFTIFSIDIIIHRNIELLIREIRYTMKKAACSTNCVDSAIPAKIPPEVLEPLMTIGGLEGLSNRIMPRNAVLQNVSLFKALSDPFRIKILSMLSVQPLCVCIIRELLEISDTRLSYHLKKLSSMGLIEGSSQGNWIIYELTDLGAKALSLCSEEKKNIKKK from the coding sequence ATGATGGTTTTTACTATATTCTCTATAGATATCATAATTCATCGAAATATTGAACTTCTCATCAGGGAGATAAGATATACGATGAAAAAGGCCGCTTGCAGCACGAATTGTGTGGATTCTGCAATTCCAGCCAAAATACCCCCTGAAGTTCTTGAACCTTTGATGACCATCGGTGGTCTGGAAGGATTATCGAACCGGATCATGCCCCGTAATGCGGTTTTACAAAACGTCTCTCTCTTTAAAGCTCTCTCTGACCCATTCCGAATAAAGATCCTTTCCATGCTTTCAGTCCAGCCTCTTTGTGTCTGTATTATACGGGAGTTGCTTGAGATATCAGATACCAGGCTATCGTATCACCTGAAAAAATTAAGCTCAATGGGACTGATCGAAGGATCATCACAGGGAAATTGGATTATTTATGAACTTACTGATCTCGGAGCAAAAGCATTGTCCCTTTGTTCTGAAGAGAAGAAAAATATTAAAAAGAAATAA
- a CDS encoding potassium-transporting ATPase subunit C — MTWYRIFIRAFLFLGIFTILLGIGYPLLVTGVTSVLFPFQSHGSLISDDSGDIVGSELIGMEFSGPLYFEGRPSEVNPGTSFILLSGGTNYGPSNPQLFSIIQERMNEWRARGVTGDIPSDLIMASASDVDPHLTVDSALVQVPSVAHARNLSPDQVQALVLQHSIQDRVFSDPYVNVFLLNRALDQEALEE; from the coding sequence ATGACCTGGTATCGAATCTTCATCCGGGCTTTTCTGTTTCTCGGAATATTTACGATACTTTTGGGAATCGGATATCCTCTTCTTGTAACAGGGGTTACATCCGTTTTATTCCCATTCCAGAGTCATGGCAGTCTGATCTCAGATGATTCCGGAGATATTGTGGGATCTGAACTCATCGGAATGGAGTTTTCCGGACCGCTCTACTTTGAGGGAAGACCTTCAGAAGTCAATCCCGGTACATCCTTCATCCTTCTTTCCGGAGGAACAAATTATGGACCGTCAAATCCCCAGCTCTTTTCCATAATCCAAGAACGAATGAACGAATGGAGAGCCAGAGGGGTTACCGGAGATATTCCTTCAGACCTTATCATGGCATCAGCCAGCGATGTAGATCCCCACCTCACTGTTGATTCAGCACTTGTTCAGGTGCCTTCAGTTGCACATGCCAGAAATCTCTCTCCGGATCAGGTACAAGCCCTTGTCCTTCAACATAGTATACAAGACAGGGTTTTTTCGGATCCCTATGTGAATGTCTTTCTCCTGAACCGGGCACTAGATCAGGAAGCACTGGAGGAATGA
- the fdhF gene encoding formate dehydrogenase subunit alpha: MDLKYVQTTCPYCGTGCSFNLVVKDGKVVGTAPYHRSPVNEGKVCPKGTYAHEFVNAPDRLTKPLIKKDGKFVEATWDEALKLIAEKFKSYNPDECMCLASARVSNEDNYAMMKFARGVLKTKHIDHCARLCHASTVAGLANIFGSGAMTNSIGDIADSKCVFIIGSNTFECHPLIGRRVMQAKAKGAKFIYADPRLTATGKQADLFLQFRSGTDVCLMNGMMQEIIKNGWENKEFIEKRCNGFDELKKEVMKDEYSLENVSSVTGVPVDKIKTAAEWFAKSGASAILYSMGITQHTTGVDNVKSCGNLQMLTGNLGRAGTGVNALRGQNNVQGACDMGCLPVVYTAYQKVIDEAAQKKFADGWKFPDGIAKGENGYEVTTLMNVLTDKPGEIKCLYIMGENPMISDPDLTHVEHALKTLDFLVVQDIFLNETAEFADVVLPAACYAEKDGTQTSTERRVQMWRKAQDPPGEAKGDWEIIASIAEKMGYGAQFPWKTSEEVFNEMASFTPSYAGMTYERLNRPEALHWPCPTKEHPGTPILHGEKFGMPDGKGLMTGIPFKWPQEVPDEEYPYVLTTGRSIWQWHTGTMTRRSVDLEREEPTGWIEINTGDAKKLGIADKEMVKAKTRRGEITITARVTDDIKPGVMFIPFHYVECAANVLTINALDPIAKIPESKACAVRVEKIQEA, translated from the coding sequence ATGGATCTCAAGTATGTCCAGACTACATGCCCGTACTGCGGTACCGGCTGTTCTTTTAACCTCGTGGTAAAGGACGGAAAGGTTGTGGGGACTGCTCCCTACCACCGCTCTCCGGTGAACGAAGGAAAGGTATGCCCGAAAGGGACCTATGCCCATGAATTCGTCAACGCTCCTGACCGTCTGACAAAACCACTGATTAAGAAGGATGGAAAGTTTGTAGAAGCAACCTGGGATGAAGCACTCAAGCTCATTGCAGAGAAGTTCAAATCCTACAACCCCGATGAATGTATGTGTCTTGCATCAGCACGTGTCTCAAATGAAGACAACTACGCCATGATGAAGTTTGCCCGTGGTGTCCTCAAGACCAAGCACATTGATCACTGTGCCCGTCTCTGCCATGCATCCACGGTTGCAGGTCTTGCAAACATCTTTGGATCCGGTGCAATGACCAACTCCATCGGTGACATTGCCGATTCAAAGTGTGTCTTTATCATTGGTTCAAACACCTTTGAATGCCACCCGCTTATCGGACGCCGTGTCATGCAGGCAAAGGCAAAAGGTGCCAAGTTCATCTATGCCGACCCACGTCTGACCGCAACCGGAAAACAGGCAGACCTGTTCCTGCAGTTCAGATCCGGAACTGATGTCTGTCTCATGAATGGTATGATGCAGGAGATCATCAAGAACGGCTGGGAAAACAAGGAATTCATTGAAAAGCGCTGTAACGGTTTTGATGAACTCAAGAAAGAGGTCATGAAGGATGAGTACAGCCTTGAGAATGTCTCATCAGTTACCGGTGTACCGGTTGACAAGATCAAGACTGCAGCAGAATGGTTTGCAAAATCAGGTGCAAGTGCAATTCTCTACTCCATGGGTATTACCCAGCACACAACTGGTGTTGACAATGTCAAGTCCTGTGGTAACCTGCAGATGCTGACCGGAAACCTCGGACGTGCTGGAACCGGTGTGAATGCACTTCGTGGACAGAACAATGTACAGGGTGCCTGTGACATGGGATGTCTGCCGGTTGTCTATACTGCATACCAGAAAGTTATCGACGAAGCAGCCCAGAAGAAGTTCGCTGACGGATGGAAATTCCCTGATGGCATTGCAAAAGGTGAGAACGGGTACGAAGTCACTACCCTGATGAACGTTCTGACCGACAAGCCAGGCGAGATCAAATGTCTGTATATCATGGGTGAGAACCCGATGATCTCTGATCCAGACCTGACCCACGTCGAGCATGCACTCAAGACTCTTGACTTCCTTGTTGTCCAGGATATCTTCCTGAACGAGACCGCCGAGTTTGCTGATGTTGTTCTTCCGGCAGCCTGTTATGCAGAGAAGGACGGAACACAGACCTCAACCGAACGCCGTGTCCAGATGTGGAGAAAAGCACAGGATCCACCAGGAGAGGCAAAAGGTGACTGGGAGATCATCGCATCCATCGCAGAAAAGATGGGATATGGAGCCCAGTTCCCATGGAAGACTTCAGAAGAAGTATTTAACGAGATGGCAAGTTTCACTCCTTCCTACGCAGGAATGACCTATGAGCGCCTCAACAGACCAGAAGCACTCCACTGGCCATGTCCGACCAAGGAACACCCAGGAACTCCGATTCTTCACGGAGAAAAGTTTGGAATGCCAGACGGCAAAGGTCTCATGACCGGAATTCCATTCAAGTGGCCTCAGGAAGTTCCGGATGAAGAATATCCATATGTCCTGACCACCGGACGTTCCATCTGGCAATGGCACACAGGAACTATGACCCGCCGGTCTGTAGATCTTGAACGTGAAGAGCCAACCGGATGGATTGAGATTAACACCGGCGACGCAAAGAAACTCGGAATAGCAGACAAGGAAATGGTCAAGGCAAAAACCCGTCGTGGTGAGATCACCATCACTGCACGTGTCACTGATGATATCAAGCCAGGTGTTATGTTCATTCCATTCCACTACGTCGAATGTGCAGCAAACGTTTTGACCATCAACGCCCTCGACCCCATTGCCAAGATCCCAGAGTCCAAGGCTTGTGCGGTTCGGGTTGAGAAGATTCAGGAGGCCTGA